GCGTCGTCGCGGAGGGCACCGCGGAGGAGGCCTCGGGTGGCGATGTAGTGGCGGGCCCGGTCGAGGAGGTCGGCGAGCGGGGTGCTGTAAGTGCTGGGCTGGGGTGCCGGGGTGAGCGGCACCGTGTCGGGGATGTCGGGGGTGGGGTCGGCGCCGGGCAGGTGGGCGGTGTTGACCTCGAAGGCGACGGCGGCCTGTTCGAGGCGGGCGTCCATCTCGACGTTGAGGAGCACGAACCGGGTGTCGAGGTCGAGTTCGGGGGCGGGGTGCGGGCTTGCCGCGATGAGGGTGGGCGTGGTCACGTAGGGGCTGCCTTCTGCGCGTATGCGCGTGGTGGGTGGATGGGGCGCCCCTGAGTGCTGGCAGGCGGGAAGGGGCGCCCCGGCTTGGCTACTGGCGCGCCTGGCGTGCGGCGCTGATCTCGGCGTCGGTGATCCCGGCGGCGTGAGCGGCAGCGATGATCCGGTCGCGCTGGCTCAGCTGGAACGCGTCGGGCTGCGACGTCTTGGCGATCAGGTTTTCGGTGTTGGCCGCGAGTGCGAGCAGTTCCCGTTTGGTCGGCATGTGCGTTTCCCTTCTTGTAGTTGTGTGGGGTTGGAGGTCAGAGGTCTTCGCCGAAGCGGACGGCCATGGTGGCGTCGAGGAGTTCGGCGGCTTCGCTGCCGTCGGTGGTGCGGGTGGCGAAGCGGGCCTGGACCTCAGCGAGGATGCGGTCGGTGGTGGCGCGGTCGCCGCGCTTCTTCGCTGCGACGTAGTCGCGGACGGACTGGTGGGTGTACGGCATGCGGACTCCTTGATCGGTTTGGGTTGTCTGGCTGGGGTGGCTTAGCGGCGGCGGGTGTGGGGGTCGCTGCTGTTGCGGACGTGCTTCTCCAGGCCGCTCATCTCGGCCTCGTCGAGGTAGCCGCGGTAGTCGTTGCCGAGGGGTGCGCCGACCTGGGGGGCGGGGCCGTCGAGGTTGCGCAGGCCGCGCGGGGGCGTGTCGTACATGGGGCCGAAGTTCTGGCACAGGGTGTGGGCGCTGTAGCCGCCGTCGGTGCACGGGTTGTTCGTGAACGGCAGGTGCCCGGTGAAAACGACCTCGCTGTACGTCTTCGAGTCCTCGTAGGGGTTGTGCTTCGTGTCGTGGGTGTTGACGTAGTAGTAGGTCTGTCCGAGGCGGAGCTGGCGGGCGAACTGGGTCGCCTGGTGGGGCTGCCAGGTCTTGGGCATGACGGGTCTCCTTTGTAAGGATTGCGATGGTTTGTTCTTGCTGCTCAGTCCTGCTCAGCGAGCAAAGGTGCAGGTCAGGGCTGCTCACGGGCCTGCTCAGACGCTGCTCAGAGCAGAGGTTGAGCAGGCCGTGAGCAGCAGGCTGAGCAGCTGCGACCTGCGGGTTCGCGGCCTGAGCAGGGCTGAGCAAGCCCTGATCAGGGGTGCATACTTCGCGCAACGGTCACAGCAGATGGCGGAGACGATCACGCTTGAAACCGCGCGGATTCTTCTCCTCGCCGATCGGACCGAGCGTGATCGGGCCGCCCGCACCCGCCTTCGCCATGAGCGCCTTGAACTCCTCGACGGTCATCTCGCTGTAGGCGTCGGGGTCGTGCTCCTGGAGCGCGGCGAGTAGGGTCTCGGTCTTCATCCGGTCGACGTCGGCCTTCACCATGACGTCCACCGAGTCCTCGACCGCGGCGCGCGCGGGCCCGTCGGTGAGCTCCACGCCCGCGGGCGGCTCGGCGCCGCACAGCCTCAGCAGCTGCTCCCAGGTGAGCAGCTCGACCGGGGCGGGCTTCTTTATGTCGCCGTCCTTGTCGTATTCGGGCTCGACGTACTCGGGCAGGTCCACGCCCTTCATCGCGTCAAGGCTGTCCTGGTCGGGGTCGAGCAGTCCGGCTTCCAGCCGCTCCTGGCCGAGCTGCCGCAGGGTCGCGGACGGCACCTCATGGATGGCGTACTCGATCGGCTCGTCGGCCATGCCGGGGACGCCCTGGATGAAGATGTGGCCGGCGTCCTTGGGGTCGGTTGCTGTGGCCGGGGACAGCCGGTGCGGCAGGTATCCCTCC
This portion of the Streptomyces canus genome encodes:
- a CDS encoding DUF6197 family protein; amino-acid sequence: MTTPTLIAASPHPAPELDLDTRFVLLNVEMDARLEQAAVAFEVNTAHLPGADPTPDIPDTVPLTPAPQPSTYSTPLADLLDRARHYIATRGLLRGALRDDADVEGARCPIGAIRYEAGANRWLADDACILLLDVIQAEFADAETIPSWVDAQTSPAPVLACMNRAAELAHTRNL